A genome region from Triticum aestivum cultivar Chinese Spring chromosome 2B, IWGSC CS RefSeq v2.1, whole genome shotgun sequence includes the following:
- the LOC123045984 gene encoding 2-phytyl-1,4-beta-naphthoquinone methyltransferase, chloroplastic isoform X2, which translates to MGTLAAAIPVTAGATATGISHAGCRRRRRGSVAVRCSSAADERQALFSRIAPVYDHLNDVLSLGQHRTWKRICVSWAKRGDRVLDLCCGSGDLAFLLFQKVGLDGEVMGVDFSGKQLQTAASRQDQRWKACYKNIKWIEGDALDLPFTDRYFDAVTVGYGLRNVVDRPKAMQEILRVLKPGSRASVLDFNKSSSIFTASLQSWAIDNVVVPLASSYGLTEEYKYLKSSISQYLTGEELEKLAKEAGFSSAKHYELGGGLMGNLVATR; encoded by the exons ATGGGCACCTTAGCCGCGGCGATTCCCGTGACcgccggggcgacggcgacgggtaTAAGCCACGCCGGCTGCCGACGACGCCGCCGCGGCTCCGTCGCCGTGCGCTGCTCCTCCGCGGCCGACGAGCGGCAGGCCCTCTTCAGCCGCATCGCCCCCGTCTACGACCAT CTCAACGACGTGCTCAGCCTGGGGCAGCACCGGACGTGGAAGCGCATCTGCGTCTCTTG GGCGAAGAGAGGGGATCGGGTTCTTGATCTCTGTTGCGGGAGCGGGGATTTGGCGTTCCTTCTGTTTCAGAAGGTCGGCCTAGACGGAGAG GTGATGGGTGTCGATTTCTCAGGGAAGCAGCTGCAAACTGCTGCTAGCCGTCAGGATCAACGCTGGAAGGCTTGCTACAAGAACATCAA ATGGATCGAGGGCGATGCACTTGATTTACCTTTCACGGACCGTTACTTTGATGCTGTTACAGTTGGTTATGGATTGCGCAATGTGGTTGACAGACCCAAAGCAATGCAAGAGATCCTTAGAGTCCTAAAACCAG GATCACGAGCATCTGTTCTAGATTTTAACAAGAGCTCCTCAATTTTCACGGCATCATTACAA AGTTGGGCGATCGATAATGTGGTCGTTCCTCTGGCTAGTAGCTATGGACTTACTGAAGAGTACAAGTACTTGAAAAGTTCGATATCACAGTATCTTACAG GAGAGGAGTTGGAGAAGTTAGCCAAAGAAGCAGGGTTTTCCTCAGCCAAGCACTATGAACTTGGTGGAGGGCTCATGGGAAACCTAGTAGCAACTCGCTGA
- the LOC123045984 gene encoding 2-phytyl-1,4-beta-naphthoquinone methyltransferase, chloroplastic isoform X1: MAKRGDRVLDLCCGSGDLAFLLFQKVGLDGEVMGVDFSGKQLQTAASRQDQRWKACYKNIKWIEGDALDLPFTDRYFDAVTVGYGLRNVVDRPKAMQEILRVLKPGSRASVLDFNKSSSIFTASLQSWAIDNVVVPLASSYGLTEEYKYLKSSISQYLTGEELEKLAKEAGFSSAKHYELGGGLMGNLVATR, from the exons AT GGCGAAGAGAGGGGATCGGGTTCTTGATCTCTGTTGCGGGAGCGGGGATTTGGCGTTCCTTCTGTTTCAGAAGGTCGGCCTAGACGGAGAG GTGATGGGTGTCGATTTCTCAGGGAAGCAGCTGCAAACTGCTGCTAGCCGTCAGGATCAACGCTGGAAGGCTTGCTACAAGAACATCAA ATGGATCGAGGGCGATGCACTTGATTTACCTTTCACGGACCGTTACTTTGATGCTGTTACAGTTGGTTATGGATTGCGCAATGTGGTTGACAGACCCAAAGCAATGCAAGAGATCCTTAGAGTCCTAAAACCAG GATCACGAGCATCTGTTCTAGATTTTAACAAGAGCTCCTCAATTTTCACGGCATCATTACAA AGTTGGGCGATCGATAATGTGGTCGTTCCTCTGGCTAGTAGCTATGGACTTACTGAAGAGTACAAGTACTTGAAAAGTTCGATATCACAGTATCTTACAG GAGAGGAGTTGGAGAAGTTAGCCAAAGAAGCAGGGTTTTCCTCAGCCAAGCACTATGAACTTGGTGGAGGGCTCATGGGAAACCTAGTAGCAACTCGCTGA